In a single window of the Bradyrhizobium sp. ORS 285 genome:
- a CDS encoding fumarylacetoacetate hydrolase family protein: MSSTVIPAFPQPSLPVQGEAGVFPVRRIWCVGRNYLEHIREMGNDERDPPFFFAKHADMLAPEGAVIPYPPLTQDMHHEVELVVALKSGGLNIPTDKALDHVYGYAVGIDLTRRDLQLASRKMQRPWEVGKSFDHSAPCSAVVPAAKIGHPSKGKIWLSVNGTERQTGDLSELIWNVPEIIWKLSQQVELAAGDIIMTGTPAGVAAVVAGDKIECGVDGVGTLKVSIGPTAK, from the coding sequence ATGAGCTCCACCGTCATCCCGGCCTTCCCGCAGCCTTCGCTTCCCGTCCAGGGCGAAGCCGGTGTCTTCCCGGTCCGCCGCATCTGGTGCGTCGGCCGCAACTATCTCGAGCACATCCGCGAGATGGGCAATGACGAGCGCGACCCGCCGTTCTTCTTTGCGAAGCACGCCGACATGCTGGCGCCCGAGGGCGCCGTGATCCCCTACCCGCCGCTGACCCAGGACATGCATCACGAGGTCGAGCTGGTGGTCGCGCTCAAGAGCGGCGGCCTCAACATTCCGACCGACAAGGCGCTCGACCATGTCTACGGCTACGCCGTCGGCATCGACCTCACCCGCCGCGACCTGCAGCTCGCCTCGCGCAAGATGCAGCGCCCCTGGGAGGTCGGCAAATCCTTCGATCACTCCGCGCCCTGCTCGGCCGTGGTGCCCGCGGCCAAGATCGGCCACCCGTCGAAGGGCAAGATCTGGCTATCGGTCAACGGCACCGAGCGCCAGACCGGCGACCTCTCCGAGCTGATCTGGAACGTGCCGGAGATCATCTGGAAGCTCTCCCAACAGGTCGAGCTCGCCGCCGGCGACATCATCATGACCGGCACCCCGGCCGGCGTCGCGGCGGTCGTCGCCGGCGACAAGATTGAATGCGGCGTCGACGGCGTCGGCACGCTGAAGGTGAGCATCGGGCCGACGGCGAAGTAA
- a CDS encoding ABC transporter ATP-binding protein, with protein MAEFPKKITDDPYGAAILIRRLVMEQGLVYWRRYLTAFALMAVAAGASAAATYVLGQVINKAYVEKSIPGIVLLSGVTVLLLFVKGVTTYSYAVILSKISNAILANNQRQLFAKLMNESVGFFSERHSSEFLARLTSGAKSITDILSMLINAIGRDLVTLISMIAVMVLQDPWMSLLGLVVVPPAMLVLRKLVKRIKGLAYSQFTGNADILETMQESLQGIRTVKAFTLEDTMRARIDANIAAVEQNANKMARVSNRSNPLMEMLGGFAVAGCLMYAGYSVVALDATPGQFFSFMIAFLMATEPAKRLARLNIDLNSQLVGARMLLEVVDSPASEKPDDDKPALKLTQAKIELRDVSFSYRGNEPVLNRMSFIAEPGKVTALVGPSGGGKSTVLALLLRFYEATEGDILIDGQTISQVSRRSLREQAAYVGQDVYLFRDSIRANIAFGKPGATDAEIIEAAKAACAHDFIMGFPLGYDTPVGEHGTQLSGGQRQRIAVARALIRNAPIILLDEATAALDSESERQVQEAIEHLCQNRTTIVIAHRLHTIMNADAILVVEAGDIVERGRHDDLLRRGGRYASFFRLQQRDMGPNVIPMTATS; from the coding sequence ATGGCCGAATTTCCGAAGAAGATCACCGACGATCCCTATGGCGCCGCGATCCTGATCCGCCGCCTCGTGATGGAACAGGGCCTCGTCTACTGGCGCCGCTATCTCACTGCGTTTGCGCTGATGGCGGTCGCCGCCGGAGCCAGCGCCGCGGCGACCTACGTGCTCGGCCAGGTCATCAACAAGGCCTATGTCGAGAAGAGCATTCCGGGCATCGTCCTGCTTTCCGGCGTCACCGTATTGCTTCTCTTCGTCAAGGGCGTGACCACCTACAGCTACGCCGTTATCCTGTCGAAGATCTCCAACGCCATCCTCGCCAACAATCAGCGGCAGCTGTTCGCCAAGCTGATGAACGAGAGCGTCGGCTTCTTCTCCGAGCGGCATTCCTCCGAGTTCCTGGCCCGCCTCACCTCCGGCGCCAAGTCGATCACTGACATCCTGAGCATGCTGATCAACGCCATCGGGCGCGATCTCGTCACGCTGATCAGCATGATAGCCGTGATGGTGCTGCAGGATCCCTGGATGTCGCTGCTCGGCCTCGTCGTGGTGCCGCCGGCGATGCTGGTGCTGCGCAAGCTGGTCAAGCGCATCAAGGGCCTCGCCTACAGCCAGTTCACCGGCAATGCCGACATCCTCGAGACGATGCAGGAATCGCTGCAGGGCATCCGCACCGTCAAGGCGTTCACGCTCGAGGACACGATGCGGGCGCGCATCGATGCCAACATCGCCGCCGTCGAGCAGAACGCCAACAAGATGGCCCGCGTCTCCAACCGCTCCAACCCGCTGATGGAGATGCTCGGCGGCTTCGCCGTCGCCGGCTGCCTGATGTATGCCGGCTATTCCGTGGTCGCGCTCGACGCCACGCCCGGCCAGTTCTTCTCGTTCATGATCGCCTTCCTGATGGCGACCGAACCGGCCAAGCGTCTCGCGCGGCTCAACATCGATCTCAACAGCCAGCTCGTCGGCGCCCGCATGCTGCTCGAAGTGGTCGACAGCCCGGCTAGCGAGAAGCCCGATGACGACAAGCCGGCGTTGAAGCTCACGCAAGCCAAGATCGAGCTGCGCGACGTCTCGTTCTCGTATCGCGGCAACGAGCCGGTGCTCAACCGCATGAGTTTTATCGCCGAGCCTGGCAAGGTCACCGCGCTGGTGGGCCCGTCCGGCGGCGGCAAGTCGACGGTGCTGGCGCTGCTGTTGCGCTTCTACGAGGCGACCGAGGGCGACATCCTGATCGACGGCCAGACGATCTCGCAGGTGTCGCGGCGTAGCTTGCGCGAGCAGGCCGCCTATGTCGGCCAGGACGTCTATCTGTTCCGCGACTCCATTCGCGCCAACATCGCCTTCGGCAAGCCCGGCGCCACCGACGCCGAGATCATCGAGGCGGCGAAGGCTGCCTGCGCGCACGACTTCATCATGGGCTTCCCGCTCGGCTACGACACGCCGGTCGGCGAGCACGGCACGCAGCTCTCCGGCGGCCAGCGCCAGCGCATCGCGGTGGCGCGGGCGCTGATCCGCAACGCCCCGATCATCCTGCTCGACGAGGCCACCGCCGCGCTGGACTCCGAGTCGGAGCGCCAGGTGCAGGAGGCGATCGAGCATCTCTGCCAGAACCGCACCACCATCGTCATCGCGCATCGCCTGCACACCATCATGAACGCCGACGCCATCCTCGTCGTCGAGGCCGGCGACATCGTCGAGCGCGGCCGGCATGACGATCTGTTGCGCCGTGGCGGCCGCTATGCTTCGTTCTTCCGCCTGCAACAGCGCGACATGGGGCCGAACGTGATCCCCATGACCGCAACTTCATGA
- the galE gene encoding UDP-glucose 4-epimerase GalE, translating into MTVLVTGGAGYVGSHMVLALAEAGESVVVIDNLSTGFSGFVPDSVPLFIGDAGDENLVDGVISQHGVDSIIHFAGSIVVPESVRDPLLYYRNNTMTTRSLLNAAVKRGVSRFIFSSTAAVYGAPEQIPVPETAPTRPTSPYGSSKLMTEIMLHDVAAAHDLNYAVLRYFNVAGADPFGRIGSATVGATHLMKIAMEVATGQRAKIDVYGTDYPTPDGTCVRDFIHVSDLAQVHRAALAYLRGGGSSVTLNCGYGRGYSVLETIEAVRRVSGRAIPVQYGPRRPGDMMAMVADTSRLRALLDWTPAYDDLDTIAAHALAWEQKLFLERHSEHEQRASA; encoded by the coding sequence ATGACCGTGCTTGTCACTGGCGGCGCCGGCTATGTCGGCAGCCACATGGTGCTCGCTCTGGCCGAGGCCGGCGAGAGCGTCGTGGTGATCGACAACCTCTCGACCGGCTTTTCCGGCTTCGTGCCCGACAGCGTGCCGCTGTTCATCGGCGATGCCGGCGACGAGAACCTCGTCGACGGCGTCATCAGCCAGCACGGCGTCGACAGCATCATCCATTTCGCCGGCTCGATCGTAGTGCCGGAATCGGTGCGCGATCCCTTGCTGTATTACCGCAACAACACCATGACCACGCGCAGCCTGCTGAATGCGGCGGTCAAGCGCGGCGTCAGCCGCTTCATCTTCTCCTCCACTGCCGCCGTCTACGGCGCGCCGGAGCAGATCCCGGTGCCCGAGACCGCGCCGACCCGGCCGACCTCGCCCTATGGCAGCTCGAAGCTGATGACCGAGATCATGCTGCACGACGTCGCCGCGGCGCATGATCTCAACTACGCCGTGCTGCGCTATTTCAACGTCGCCGGCGCCGATCCTTTTGGCCGCATCGGCTCCGCCACCGTCGGCGCCACGCATCTGATGAAGATCGCGATGGAGGTCGCCACCGGCCAGCGCGCCAAGATCGACGTCTACGGCACCGATTATCCGACGCCGGACGGCACCTGCGTGCGCGATTTCATCCATGTCAGCGACCTCGCCCAGGTGCACCGCGCCGCGCTCGCTTATCTGCGCGGCGGCGGCAGTTCCGTGACGCTGAACTGCGGCTATGGCCGCGGCTATTCCGTGCTCGAGACCATCGAGGCCGTCCGCCGCGTCTCCGGCCGCGCCATCCCGGTGCAATACGGACCGCGCCGCCCGGGGGACATGATGGCCATGGTCGCCGATACCAGCCGTCTCAGGGCGCTGCTCGACTGGACGCCCGCTTATGACGATCTGGACACAATCGCCGCCCACGCGCTGGCCTGGGAGCAGAAACTGTTTCTGGAACGCCACAGCGAGCATGAGCAGCGGGCCTCGGCCTAG
- a CDS encoding glycosyltransferase family 4 protein, with protein MVQADPFSAADLDVIVPNLHRRYSGVTATNRMVAPKLAKLVRAAWLGSYAPEGIARMRARDLLGVWGRRRPLIWHARRNDEMIVGVLMRALGWPFKLVFTSAAQRHHSWITRWLIRRMDAIIATSDISASYLKREAVVITHGVDTEVYKPPADRASAFAESGLPGKYAIGCFGRVRAQKGSDVFVAAMCRLLPRYPDFSAVLVGAVTPEQMSFAAELKKQIAAAGLEQRIVITGELDIADVQRWYQRLTIYAFTSRNEGFGLTLIEAMAAGAALVAARAGAAEIVVEEGVSGKLVPPGDVDALVAALEPLMQNPEAARVMGARGRTRVVDKFSLEAEAEKIAAVYRGLV; from the coding sequence ATGGTGCAAGCCGACCCGTTTTCCGCAGCCGATCTCGACGTGATCGTGCCGAACCTGCACCGCCGCTATTCGGGCGTGACGGCGACCAATCGCATGGTGGCGCCGAAGCTTGCGAAGCTGGTGCGCGCGGCGTGGCTCGGCAGCTACGCGCCGGAGGGGATCGCGCGGATGCGCGCGCGCGATCTGCTCGGCGTCTGGGGCCGGCGGCGGCCGCTGATCTGGCACGCGCGCCGCAATGACGAGATGATCGTCGGCGTGCTCATGCGAGCGCTCGGCTGGCCGTTCAAGCTGGTGTTCACCTCGGCCGCGCAGCGCCATCATAGCTGGATTACGCGCTGGCTGATCCGCCGCATGGACGCGATCATCGCGACCAGCGACATCTCGGCGTCCTATCTGAAGCGCGAGGCGGTGGTGATCACGCACGGCGTCGACACCGAGGTGTACAAGCCGCCCGCGGATCGCGCCTCCGCCTTCGCCGAAAGCGGGCTGCCGGGCAAATATGCCATCGGCTGCTTCGGCCGTGTCCGCGCGCAAAAGGGCAGCGACGTGTTCGTCGCCGCGATGTGCCGGCTGTTGCCGCGCTATCCGGATTTTTCCGCCGTGCTGGTCGGCGCCGTCACGCCGGAGCAGATGTCGTTCGCAGCCGAGCTGAAGAAGCAGATCGCGGCCGCAGGGCTGGAGCAGCGCATCGTCATCACCGGCGAGCTCGACATCGCCGATGTCCAGCGCTGGTATCAGCGGCTGACGATCTACGCCTTCACTTCGCGCAACGAAGGCTTTGGCCTGACCTTGATCGAAGCCATGGCCGCCGGCGCCGCGCTGGTCGCCGCGCGCGCGGGAGCTGCGGAGATCGTGGTGGAGGAGGGCGTCTCGGGAAAGCTGGTGCCGCCGGGCGATGTCGATGCGCTGGTGGCAGCGCTCGAGCCGCTGATGCAGAATCCAGAAGCGGCTCGCGTCATGG